The nucleotide sequence CCCCGGCAAAGGGTACCCCCAGAATTGCGTGATGTCATAGAGGTAAGTAATGATGACCCGATGCACCACCGTCGCGGTCAGCAGCCAGCCCAGTTCCAGAGCAATGCGTTGTTTGGTCTGGTTGAGGCGGGGGTACCTTCGCTGGGCGAGTTGGATACCTACCCGATTGATTTCCAGCAGAATCGTCCACTCGATCAGGCTGATGACCAGACCTTTCAACCAGCTGATGTGCTGTACATCGTTGTCGGGCTGGTAGAAAACAAAGTTGGCTACCACCGCCACCACCGCGATGCTGATTATTCGTAGAGCCTTGTCGTATTGTTTACCCATAGTCAGGTAAAAATAGTGGAAAGGCTACACTCGCATCAACATACTACGGCCGTAGTGTAGAAAATATCGACCCAACCGTTAGAATCTGTTTTTGAAAAAGAAAGAACCGCTTGCTGTTCGTTTCTGCTCAACGCGGTGGGGAAGCACGCGCCAGGGTATTTTACAATAGGAGTTATAGGGATGCTTTTAATAAGTCATGTTGATTTTATTTTAGCCTATCTTACCTACGCAGAATACATGTTCAACTCGTTAACGCTAATACGATGAAAAAAATAACAATCGAATGGGATGCCCGGGTACTCTTTCTGGTTCTGGGAATACTGGCAATCGGGGCCATTGCCGCCTTTACACCAAAAGATGTTGCACAGGCCGAAAATGGAAACGGCCGCTATCAGGCGGTATCGAGCGAACGGGGATTCATTATTCTCGACACCAGAACGGGGCAGTATATTCTCGATTCCCAAGTGGGATACGGCAAGCAGATGACGTGGATCAAGGGAGACTTCGCTAAGTCGTATCAGAAAGGTACCGACAAGTCGGGAGAATAAACAGGTACCCTGGATCTATGACTACTTCACCAGAAAATCCGCCCCCTCCGAAATGCCCGTACCCGCCGCTTCCAATAGGCTACCTTCGAAAGGTACGATCGGCGTGTAGCTGCATTCATGAACGTCTTTGTAGGGCTTATTGGAGGCCAGATTGTAGGCGGTGATGATCGACCAGCGGGGCTTGTCCGATAGATTGGCGGCGGAGGCGTGCAGGGTGTTGCAGTGAAAAAAGGCCGTGTCGCCCGGTTCCATTTCGAGGTAGTCGAGCGGCATGATTTTCAGCGCTTCGGTCACTTTTTCCAGGTCGGCACCTACCTGCTCGCCGGTGAAGCCGTGTTCGACGCGGCCCATTTTGTGCGAACCCCGGATCATTTGCAGGCAGCCGTTTTCGCGGGTGGCGGGCGTGAGGGCCGTGAGGGCGCTGAGCATGTCCGGGAATAAGAAACCGTTGTTCTTGTACCAGTACCCGTAGTCCTGATGCCACTCCCAGGCCCCGCCCGTGCGGGGTTCCTTTTGCATCAGCTTGGAGTGGTAATGCGCCACCGTCCCGCCCAACAGTTGCTCTACGGCCCGGACGGTGCGGGCTGCACGGGCGAATTGACTGTACAGACTGTCGTCCAGCGCGTACCAGAGGGCGAGCTTGGTTTTCAGGCCCGAAGCATCGGTGCGGTCGTAGGATTTTTGCCGGAGCAGCGAGTCGGAAGTCGCTACCTCATACAGCAGGCCTATCTCTTCCGGCGAAAAGAAGTTTTTCACTACGACATAGCCATCGCGGCGGTAGGTTTCGAGGTGTTTGTGGGTGAAGGTCATGGTAGGTAGGTGTCTTTTGACAGTAGTTGTTGAAGCCTGATTACTCGCTTTCCAGTTTGCTTTTATAAGTCTGCCATACCTGCATAGTCGAGCGTAAGAGCTCGGGCTTGTCGGCTTTGATATTGTAGCATTGAACCCCAATCGGGCCTTTGTATTTCAGGTCTTTGACGAGGTAGCTTACCAAATCGTAAGTGTCGTAGGTACCTGTGCCCAAGGGCAGGATGTAGTCATCCCAGGGCGTTTTTGCTTGTGAATCCACCTGATTGGCACCGCTGATGGTGACCATTTTAAGGTAGGGTTGCAAGGTTTTCAGATCTTTTTTCCAGTCGGTTCTTTCGGCTAAGGGCGTTGTGGCGAGCCAATGGCACAGGTTGAAGGATAAACCCACATTTTTCATGTCCGCCGCCTTCACCAATTTCAGCGCATGATCGATGGTTTCCACATAAAACCCGTAGTGCGGATAAAGGGCTACCTGCAGGTTCGACTTTTGGGCCCACTTTCCCAGCTGTTGCAGCAGGGCGGTCAGATGCGCATCGGCTTCGTGCGAGGAGGGCTTGAATTTCTTCGAATCGCTCACCATGTAGGGTGCCAGCAGGGTACCTGATCCTTTCAGCTGGGCAATGATACTTTCCAGCCGTTCGTCCAGTTGCGGCTGGTCGACATTGATTTTGAAGTAAAGGTAGGAGCCTTTGAACTGATGCTGGTCCAGTGCGGCCTTCATGCCCGCAAAGGATTCGAGTTGATTGATTTCCACGCCATCGTAGCCCAGGCTTTTGATCAAGGATACCTGCTGATCGAAGGTTTTGTAGACCGAGTCGCCGCGGATAGCGTTGTGCAGCACAAAGAAATCGTTGTCGATTTTCTGGGATAATGCCTCGGTATGCCCTACCAGAAGACTTAGTATAACGAATACAACTGGTTTCATAATCATTTTGAATATAGCCTAGGGCTAGTTTCGTGCATCTCATCGTAAGAACTAAGGTACCGTCCCGCCAGAGCGCCTCCCGCTGGGGCTGGATTCCTGAAGAGAAGCATTCCTTTCAAGCAAAAAAAGCCAATTGCCGAAAGCTGACCGCAGAAAGCCCTATACCGTCCACTCCTTCCGCACCAGCGGCGCGGCCAGCAGGGCGTTGGCAGCATTGTTGCCGATGAACAATTCCTTTTCCGGATTCCATTGCAGGGTTTCCCCTACCTGACAGGCGATGAGGCCGATTTGTGAAACCGAAATGGTGCGGTGACCTACCTCGATGGGTTCCAGGGTAGGTCGGTTGTTTTTGACACCTTCGATGAAATCCACTTTTTCCATCAAAATTTTGGACGTATCCATTTGTCCGGATTTGGGCATAGCCGTGAGGATGGCGGGCTTGCTGCTCGTGACTTTACCCGGAAAGTCATCGATGAAAATCGAGGCCTCCGAACCAAAGAAATGGATGTAGGGTTTGCTGTCGGAAGTCTGGCGGCAGGTCATTTCCACCCCGTTGGCGTAGCGGTACTTTACCTCAAAGTTGATCATCGTATCCCAAAGACTCTTGGGAAAGTACCCCTTACCCGATACTTCCACGGGGCCGGAATACTCGGCGTCGTTGGCCCACTGGGCGATGTCGAAATAGTGCGCGCCCCAGTTGGAAATCATGCCCTGGGCGTAGGTATTGAGCCGCATCCAGTTGGGGCGCGACCTGTGGTCGTGCTGATTGTGCACCCGTTTTTCGGTGTAGGGTACCTTCGGCGCCGGTCCCAGCCACATATCGTAATTCAGCTCGGCGGGTACGGGCATGTCGGGCTGCGGAGCCACGGGATCGGGATCGGAAGGAAACGAAATTTCGATGCGTTCCAGCTTCCCGATGTACCCGTTGCGGATAAGCTCGACGGGTTTATTATAGGTAGGTAATGAACGGAATTCGCTGTCGGTACGGGCGATGATACCCGCTTTTTTGACAGCATCGGCCAGTTCGCGGCCCTGTTGCACGCTCAGACTCAGCGGTTTTTCGATACTGAACGGTTTTTTGGCTCTGGCCGCCATGATACCCATCAGCGTGTGCCAGTGGTCGGGTGTCGAAATCATGAGCGTATCCACGTCCTTGCGGCCGATCAACTCACGGAAATCGCCGGTCGTGTCACAGCCTTTATAGGCCTCTTTGCCGAATTTTTTGGCATAGGCCACATCGACTACCTTTCGGGCGGCTTCCATGCGCCATGAATCCACGTCGCAAACGGCCACTACCTGCACGTCGGGAATATCCAGAAAGCCCGGCATCCGGCCCAGTCCCTGTTTTTCGAGCGACGATCCCTGCAAATTGTTGCTGAATCCCTGTCGGCCCAACCCGATCATGCCCACCGTAATGCGGTCAGAAGGAGCTGGTATACGGGAGCGGTTTTTGCCCAATACCGAGGAAGGTACCAGGGTAGGTACCCCAAAGGCCGCCGTGGATGCGGCCACCGTGGAAACGGCCGCCGTGGACATAGCCGTATTTTTAATAAAGTCTCTACGTTTCATGGCAATTCTTTGATTTTAAGGTTCCGGAAAGCGACGCTGTGGCCGTGGTCCTGCAAAAGAATGTGGCCTTCCTGGATGGTCGTGTAGCCGGGAAACTTGTTGAATTTGCTATCTTCAAAACCCGCCTTGAAGGCCTGACTGGTGCGGTCGGTTTCCATCACTTTTTGGCCATCCAACCAGTGCTCGATGATGGGCTGACGCACCACAATGCGGGAAGTGTGCCATTGATTCATTTTAGTATCGGCTTTGGTGGCCGGAATGACATCGTAAAGCGAAGCCGTTTTTAGATCGGCGGGTAGGTGCTTGTCGTTGTAGATGTAGTTGGCGTCGTCGATCATCTGGTACTCGTAGCCGGGCTGGACGCCGGGCATTGGCTTGCCCTCGTCAATTACAAAATACTTCACGCCGCTGTTGGCGAGCTCACCCAGCTTCCAGTCAAACACCAGCTCAAAGTTGCGGTAGGTCTTGGTCGTCACCAGGTCGCCCACGCCCGACCGATCCTTACCTTCCGCCAATTCGCCCCGAATTTCGCCGTCCCGAACTACCCAACCCTGTTTAGGAAATTCGGTAGCGAAGGCACCGCGCCACCCGGTGGTCGTTTTGCCGTCGAAGAGCAATTTCCAGCCGTCCTTTTTTTCGGCGTTAGTCAGGGTATTTTGGCTAAAACAGGGTAAGGAGCAGGAAAAAATGAAAAGGGTTAGGAATAGTCGAAACTTCATACGTAGAATTATTTTTAGCAAAATTAAAACAAAAGCGAGAGGAAAGGGTAGGACAAAGTTTGCAAATCATTTAGCTATATTTGCTTTAAGACAAAAATTAAGGCAAATACTACATGAAGCCCCTGCTCCTAAAAGTAAAAGAAGATTCGGCCAATTCCTTTGACATCCGGCACGAGAAGGTACCTTATTTTGATAATCCCTGGCATTATCATCCTGAGTTTGAACTGGCGCTGGTACTCAAAAGCAGCGGATTACGATTTATCGGCGATAGCATCGAGCCCTTTGGAGCCGGGGATCTGGTGCTGTTGGGTACCAGCCTGCCCCATTATTGGCGCAATGATGCCCTCTATTATCAGAACAAATCAGAAGTGGCCGAGGCGATTATACTCCGCTTCAGGTCGGGTATGTGGGGAGAGCCATTTTTTGAAATCCCGGAAATGCAGCGGATCAACGAATTGCTGCAAAGGGCGGCCCGGGGTATCCATTTTCCGGTTCGGGTGGCCGAATTGGTGACTCCTCTGCTGCACCGAATCATCGGGAGCGAGGGAGCCAAACGACTGATGGGCTGGATGGAAGTATTTACGGTACTGGCCGAGGAACCCGAATTTCGGTTGCTATCAGAAAAAACGTTCGGCGGGAACCGGCCTATTGAAGACTCGGGTCGCATTCAGACCGTGCTAGCGTACATTCAGGAA is from Salmonirosea aquatica and encodes:
- a CDS encoding sugar phosphate isomerase/epimerase family protein, which produces MKPVVFVILSLLVGHTEALSQKIDNDFFVLHNAIRGDSVYKTFDQQVSLIKSLGYDGVEINQLESFAGMKAALDQHQFKGSYLYFKINVDQPQLDERLESIIAQLKGSGTLLAPYMVSDSKKFKPSSHEADAHLTALLQQLGKWAQKSNLQVALYPHYGFYVETIDHALKLVKAADMKNVGLSFNLCHWLATTPLAERTDWKKDLKTLQPYLKMVTISGANQVDSQAKTPWDDYILPLGTGTYDTYDLVSYLVKDLKYKGPIGVQCYNIKADKPELLRSTMQVWQTYKSKLESE
- a CDS encoding phytanoyl-CoA dioxygenase family protein; the encoded protein is MTFTHKHLETYRRDGYVVVKNFFSPEEIGLLYEVATSDSLLRQKSYDRTDASGLKTKLALWYALDDSLYSQFARAARTVRAVEQLLGGTVAHYHSKLMQKEPRTGGAWEWHQDYGYWYKNNGFLFPDMLSALTALTPATRENGCLQMIRGSHKMGRVEHGFTGEQVGADLEKVTEALKIMPLDYLEMEPGDTAFFHCNTLHASAANLSDKPRWSIITAYNLASNKPYKDVHECSYTPIVPFEGSLLEAAGTGISEGADFLVK
- a CDS encoding Gfo/Idh/MocA family protein — protein: MKRRDFIKNTAMSTAAVSTVAASTAAFGVPTLVPSSVLGKNRSRIPAPSDRITVGMIGLGRQGFSNNLQGSSLEKQGLGRMPGFLDIPDVQVVAVCDVDSWRMEAARKVVDVAYAKKFGKEAYKGCDTTGDFRELIGRKDVDTLMISTPDHWHTLMGIMAARAKKPFSIEKPLSLSVQQGRELADAVKKAGIIARTDSEFRSLPTYNKPVELIRNGYIGKLERIEISFPSDPDPVAPQPDMPVPAELNYDMWLGPAPKVPYTEKRVHNQHDHRSRPNWMRLNTYAQGMISNWGAHYFDIAQWANDAEYSGPVEVSGKGYFPKSLWDTMINFEVKYRYANGVEMTCRQTSDSKPYIHFFGSEASIFIDDFPGKVTSSKPAILTAMPKSGQMDTSKILMEKVDFIEGVKNNRPTLEPIEVGHRTISVSQIGLIACQVGETLQWNPEKELFIGNNAANALLAAPLVRKEWTV
- a CDS encoding AraC family transcriptional regulator gives rise to the protein MKPLLLKVKEDSANSFDIRHEKVPYFDNPWHYHPEFELALVLKSSGLRFIGDSIEPFGAGDLVLLGTSLPHYWRNDALYYQNKSEVAEAIILRFRSGMWGEPFFEIPEMQRINELLQRAARGIHFPVRVAELVTPLLHRIIGSEGAKRLMGWMEVFTVLAEEPEFRLLSEKTFGGNRPIEDSGRIQTVLAYIQEHLTAELRLDEAADLANMNKAAFCRYFKQQTNKTFTEVVNELRIQLACRMLLDSSRDISQIGFQCGFQDVSYFNQVFKSRKGMSPSVFRKVHTG
- a CDS encoding 3-keto-disaccharide hydrolase, translated to MKFRLFLTLFIFSCSLPCFSQNTLTNAEKKDGWKLLFDGKTTTGWRGAFATEFPKQGWVVRDGEIRGELAEGKDRSGVGDLVTTKTYRNFELVFDWKLGELANSGVKYFVIDEGKPMPGVQPGYEYQMIDDANYIYNDKHLPADLKTASLYDVIPATKADTKMNQWHTSRIVVRQPIIEHWLDGQKVMETDRTSQAFKAGFEDSKFNKFPGYTTIQEGHILLQDHGHSVAFRNLKIKELP